From a single Phocoena sinus isolate mPhoSin1 chromosome 1, mPhoSin1.pri, whole genome shotgun sequence genomic region:
- the ADAMTSL4 gene encoding ADAMTS-like protein 4 isoform X1, producing the protein MEKWAGRPRMCLMLLLFLPQLCLDQEVLSGHSLQTPPEENQGPEGVWGPWDQWASCSQPCGVGVQRRSRACQLPTAQLHQGLPLPPRPPRHPEALLPRGQGTRPYTSRETLPLYRPPPRGRGGPLRGPASHLGRQEAQEIQGARRESPGEPGSEVASTVTPRLQHFLRSRVRDPIKPGMFGYGRVPFALPLHRNRRHPRRPPSSELSQTSDLPSLTPRTEPSSANHTPQTELPPTEPSAHTPSPPGEPPSPEAAQTEVPSRTRPALTWPHPRAQASGTEPSLFPPSPGEGSSFHMSPQPRRPSSQGWAGPRLADRHPNPFLSVPRSRGQQSQEHWRPGGNLHRSLTESAPHYPDGWLPLLSAGPHSSPLWSVFAPSSPVPRCSGESEQLRACSQAPCPPEQPDPRALQCAAFDSQEFMGQLYQWEPFTEVQGSQRCELNCRPRGFRFYVRHTEKVQDGTLCQPGAPDICVAGRCLSPGCDGILGSGRRPDGCGVCGGDDSTCRLVSGNLTDRGGPLGYQKILLIPAGASRLWIAQLRPSSNYLALRGPGGRSIINGNWAVDPPGSYAAGGTVFRYSRPPREEGVGESLSAEGPTTQPVDVYMIFQEENPGVFYQYVISSPPPNLEYPTPEPRLPQLQPEVLRGEPPPASVPRPARTPGTLQRQVRIPQMPAPPHPRTPLGSLAGYWKRVGHSECSASCGKGVWRPVFLCISRESGEELDERSCAVGTRPPASQEPCHGPPCPPYWEAGEWTSCSRSCGPGTQHRQLRCRQEFGGGGSSVPLERCGHLPRPNITQPCQLRLCGRWEVRSPWSQCSVRCGRGQRSRQVRCVGSNGDEVSEQECVSGPPRPPSREACDMGPCTTAWFHSDWSSKCSAECGTGIQRRSVVCLGSGETHGEGQEEAGAGATEQTCAPGSRPPDMRACSLGPCEVTWCWYTGPWAECSSECGSGTQRRDIICVSKLGTEFNVTSPSNCSHLPRPPALQPCQGQDCQDRWFSTPWSPLGSPQCSRSCQGGMQTREVQCLNANQTLSIRCPPHLRPSRKRSCNNQPCSQRPDDQCKDSSPHCPLVVQARLCVYPYYTATCCRSCAHVLERSPPEPA; encoded by the exons atggagaagTGGGCGGGCAG GCCCCGGATGTGTCTGATGCTGCTTCTGTTCCTCCCTCAGCTCTGCCTGGATCAGGAG GTGTTGTCTGGGCACTCTCTTCAGACACCTCCCGAGGAGAACCAGGGCCCTGAGGGTGTCTGGGGTCCTTGGGACCAGTGGGCCTCTTGCTCCCAGCCCTGCGGGGTTGGGGTGCAGCGCAGGAGCCGGGCGTGTCAGCTCCCTACAGCTCAACTCCACCAgggcctgcccctcccaccccggccCCCAAGACATCCAGAAGCCCTGCTCCCCCGGGGTCAAGGCACCAGACCTTATACTTCCCGAGAAACCCTTCCGCTGTACAGGCCACCACCTCGGGGAAGAGGTGGCCCCCTTCGAGGTCCTGCTTCTCATTTAGGGAGACAGGAGGCCCAGGAGATTCAAGGAGCcaggag GGAGTCGCCCGGGGAGCCAGGCTCCGAGGTAGCCAGCACTGTGACCCCACGTCTGCAACACTTTCTCAGGTCCCGGGTTCGAGACCCCATCAAGCCAGGAATGTTTGGTTATGGGAGAGTGCCCTTTGCTTTGCCGCTCCATCGGAACCGCAGGCACCCCAGGAGACCACCCAGCTCTGAGCTCTCGCAGACCTCAGATCTTCCATCCCTAACTCCAAGAACAGAGCCATCTTCTGCAAACCACACCCCGCAAACTGAACTCCCTCCTACTGAACCGTCTGCCCACACCCCGTCCCCCCCAGGAGAACCCCCAAGCCCCGAAGCTGCTCAGACAGAGGTGCCCTCTAGAACCAGGCCTGCCCTCACAtggccccaccccagagcccaGGCCTCTGGCACAGAGCCCTCCTTGTTCCCTCCATCCCCAGGAGAAGGTAGCTCCTTTCACATGTCCCCTCAGCCAAGAAGGCCAAGTTCCCAGGGTTGGGCCGGTCCCCGGCTGGCAGACAGACACCCTAATCCTTTCCTTTCTGTCCCTCGGAGCCGAGGCCAGCAGAGCCAGGAGCACTGGAGACCTGGGGGGAATCTTCACAGGTCCCTCACGGAGTCTGCCCCTCACTACCCAGATGGCTGGTTGCCTCTGCTGAGTGCTGGCCCCCATTCCAGCCCCCTCTGGAGTGTCTTTGCTCCCAGTAGCCCTGTCCCAAGATGTTCTGGGGAGAGTGAGCAGCTGAGAGCCTGCAGCCAAGCG CCCTGCCCCCCTGAGCAGCCAGACCCCCGGGCCCTGCAGTGTGCAGCCTTTGACTCCCAGGAGTTCATGGGTCAGCTGTACCAGTGGGAGCCCTTCACAGAAG TTCAGGGTTCCCAGCGCTGTGAACTGAACTGCCGTCCCCGTGGCTTCCGCTTCTATGTCCGTCACACCGAAAAGGTCCAGGACGGGACCCTGTGTCAGCCTGGAGCCCCAGACATCTGTGTGGCCGGACGATGTCTG AGCCCTGGCTGTGATGGGATCCTCGGCTCGGGCAGGCGTCCAGATGGCTGTGGAGTCTGTGGGGGTGATGATTCTACCTGTCGCCTCGTCTCGGGGAACCTCACTGACCGGGGGGGCCCTCTGGGCTATCAGAAAATCCTGTTGATTCCTGCTGGAGCCTCCCGGCTCTGGATCGCCCAGCTCCGGCCCAGCTCCAACTACCTTG CACTTCGTGGCCCTGGGGGCCGGTCCATCATTAATGGAAACTGGGCTGTGGATCCCCCTGGGTCCTACGCTGCTGGCGGGACTGTCTTCCGGTACAGCCGTCCTCCTCGAGAGGAGGGCGTGGGGGAGAGTCTGTCTGCGGAAGGCCCCACCACCCAGCCTGTGGATGTCTAC atGATCTTTCAGGAGGAAAACCCAGGTGTTTTCTACCAGTATGTCATCTCTTCACCTCCTCCAAACCTTGAGTACCCCACCCCAGAGCCCCGGCTCCCCCAACTCCAGCCTG AGGTTTTGAGGGGAGAACCCCCACCTGCTTCAGTACCCCGCCCTGCCCGCACCCCAGGCACCCTCCAGCGTCAGGTGCGGATCCCCCAGATGCCCGCCCCGCCCCATCCCAGGACACCCCTGGGGTCTCTAGCCGGATACTGGAAACGGGTGGGACACTCTGAGTGCTCGGCATCCTGTGGAAAAG GTGTCTGGCGCCCTGTCTTCCTCTGCATTTCTCGTGAGTCAGGAGAGGAACTGGATGAACGCAGCTGTGCCGTGGGCACCAGGCCCCCAGCCTCCCAGGAACCCTGCCACGGCCCCCCGTGCCCACCGTA CTGGGAGGCCGGCGAGTGGACGTCCTGCAGCCGCTCCTGTGGCCCCGGCACCCAGCACCGTCAGCTGCGCTGCCGGCAGGAGTTTGGGGGCGGCGGCTCGTCGGTGCCCCTGGAACGCTGCGGACATCTGCCCCGGCCCAACATCACCCAGCCGTGCCAGCTGCGCCTCTGTGGCCGCTGGGAGGTCCGCTCCCCCTGGAGCCAG TGCTCTGTGCGGTGTGGGCGCGGCCAGAGGAGCCGACAGGTCCGCTGCGTCGGCAGCAACGGTGATGAAGTGAGCGAGCAGGAGTGCGTCTCAGGCCCCCCGCGGCCCCCCAGCAGAGAGGCCTGTGACATGGGGCCCTGCACCACAGCCTGGTTCCACAGCGACTGGAGCTCCAAG TGCTCTGCTGAGTGTGGGACGGGAATCCAGCGACGTTCTGTCGTCTGCCTCGGGAGTGGGGAGACCCATGGGGAGGGCCAGGAGGAAGCAGGGGCAGGAGCCACTGAGCAGACCTGTGCTCCAGGAAGCCGCCCCCCTGACATGCGTGCCTGCAGCTTGGGGCCCTGTGAGGTGACGTGGTGCTGGTACACGGGGCCCTGGGCAGAG TGCTCCTCAGAATGTGGCTCTGGCACACAGCGTAGAGACATCATCTGTGTGTCCAAACTGGGGACTGAGTTCAATGTGACTTCTCCTAGCAACTGTTCCCAcctgcccaggccccctgccctgcAGCCCTGTCAGGGGCAGGACTGCCAAGACCGATGGTTTTCTACACCCTGGAGTCCG CTGGGGTCTCCCCAGTGTTCTCGCTCCTGCCAGGGGGGCATGCAGACAAGGGAGGTCCAGTGCCTGAATGCCAACCAGACCCTCAGCATCCGATGTCCTCCTCACCTGCGGCCCTCCAGGAAACGATCCTGTAACAACCAACCCTGCAGCCAACGCCCTG ATGATCAATGCAAGGACAGCTCTCCACATTGCCCCCTGGTGGTGCAGGCCCGGCTCTGCGTCTATCCCTACTACACAGCTACCTGTTGCCGCTCTTGCGCCCATGTCCTGGAGCGGTCTCCCCCGGAGCCCGCCTGA
- the ADAMTSL4 gene encoding ADAMTS-like protein 4 isoform X4: MEKWAGRPRMCLMLLLFLPQLCLDQEVLSGHSLQTPPEENQGPEGVWGPWDQWASCSQPCGVGVQRRSRACQLPTAQLHQGLPLPPRPPRHPEALLPRGQGTRPYTSRETLPLYRPPPRGRGGPLRGPASHLGRQEAQEIQGARRSRVRDPIKPGMFGYGRVPFALPLHRNRRHPRRPPSSELSQTSDLPSLTPRTEPSSANHTPQTELPPTEPSAHTPSPPGEPPSPEAAQTEVPSRTRPALTWPHPRAQASGTEPSLFPPSPGEGSSFHMSPQPRRPSSQGWAGPRLADRHPNPFLSVPRSRGQQSQEHWRPGGNLHRSLTESAPHYPDGWLPLLSAGPHSSPLWSVFAPSSPVPRCSGESEQLRACSQAPCPPEQPDPRALQCAAFDSQEFMGQLYQWEPFTEVQGSQRCELNCRPRGFRFYVRHTEKVQDGTLCQPGAPDICVAGRCLSPGCDGILGSGRRPDGCGVCGGDDSTCRLVSGNLTDRGGPLGYQKILLIPAGASRLWIAQLRPSSNYLALRGPGGRSIINGNWAVDPPGSYAAGGTVFRYSRPPREEGVGESLSAEGPTTQPVDVYMIFQEENPGVFYQYVISSPPPNLEYPTPEPRLPQLQPEVLRGEPPPASVPRPARTPGTLQRQVRIPQMPAPPHPRTPLGSLAGYWKRVGHSECSASCGKGVWRPVFLCISRESGEELDERSCAVGTRPPASQEPCHGPPCPPYWEAGEWTSCSRSCGPGTQHRQLRCRQEFGGGGSSVPLERCGHLPRPNITQPCQLRLCGRWEVRSPWSQCSVRCGRGQRSRQVRCVGSNGDEVSEQECVSGPPRPPSREACDMGPCTTAWFHSDWSSKCSAECGTGIQRRSVVCLGSGETHGEGQEEAGAGATEQTCAPGSRPPDMRACSLGPCEVTWCWYTGPWAECSSECGSGTQRRDIICVSKLGTEFNVTSPSNCSHLPRPPALQPCQGQDCQDRWFSTPWSPCSRSCQGGMQTREVQCLNANQTLSIRCPPHLRPSRKRSCNNQPCSQRPDDQCKDSSPHCPLVVQARLCVYPYYTATCCRSCAHVLERSPPEPA; this comes from the exons atggagaagTGGGCGGGCAG GCCCCGGATGTGTCTGATGCTGCTTCTGTTCCTCCCTCAGCTCTGCCTGGATCAGGAG GTGTTGTCTGGGCACTCTCTTCAGACACCTCCCGAGGAGAACCAGGGCCCTGAGGGTGTCTGGGGTCCTTGGGACCAGTGGGCCTCTTGCTCCCAGCCCTGCGGGGTTGGGGTGCAGCGCAGGAGCCGGGCGTGTCAGCTCCCTACAGCTCAACTCCACCAgggcctgcccctcccaccccggccCCCAAGACATCCAGAAGCCCTGCTCCCCCGGGGTCAAGGCACCAGACCTTATACTTCCCGAGAAACCCTTCCGCTGTACAGGCCACCACCTCGGGGAAGAGGTGGCCCCCTTCGAGGTCCTGCTTCTCATTTAGGGAGACAGGAGGCCCAGGAGATTCAAGGAGCcaggag GTCCCGGGTTCGAGACCCCATCAAGCCAGGAATGTTTGGTTATGGGAGAGTGCCCTTTGCTTTGCCGCTCCATCGGAACCGCAGGCACCCCAGGAGACCACCCAGCTCTGAGCTCTCGCAGACCTCAGATCTTCCATCCCTAACTCCAAGAACAGAGCCATCTTCTGCAAACCACACCCCGCAAACTGAACTCCCTCCTACTGAACCGTCTGCCCACACCCCGTCCCCCCCAGGAGAACCCCCAAGCCCCGAAGCTGCTCAGACAGAGGTGCCCTCTAGAACCAGGCCTGCCCTCACAtggccccaccccagagcccaGGCCTCTGGCACAGAGCCCTCCTTGTTCCCTCCATCCCCAGGAGAAGGTAGCTCCTTTCACATGTCCCCTCAGCCAAGAAGGCCAAGTTCCCAGGGTTGGGCCGGTCCCCGGCTGGCAGACAGACACCCTAATCCTTTCCTTTCTGTCCCTCGGAGCCGAGGCCAGCAGAGCCAGGAGCACTGGAGACCTGGGGGGAATCTTCACAGGTCCCTCACGGAGTCTGCCCCTCACTACCCAGATGGCTGGTTGCCTCTGCTGAGTGCTGGCCCCCATTCCAGCCCCCTCTGGAGTGTCTTTGCTCCCAGTAGCCCTGTCCCAAGATGTTCTGGGGAGAGTGAGCAGCTGAGAGCCTGCAGCCAAGCG CCCTGCCCCCCTGAGCAGCCAGACCCCCGGGCCCTGCAGTGTGCAGCCTTTGACTCCCAGGAGTTCATGGGTCAGCTGTACCAGTGGGAGCCCTTCACAGAAG TTCAGGGTTCCCAGCGCTGTGAACTGAACTGCCGTCCCCGTGGCTTCCGCTTCTATGTCCGTCACACCGAAAAGGTCCAGGACGGGACCCTGTGTCAGCCTGGAGCCCCAGACATCTGTGTGGCCGGACGATGTCTG AGCCCTGGCTGTGATGGGATCCTCGGCTCGGGCAGGCGTCCAGATGGCTGTGGAGTCTGTGGGGGTGATGATTCTACCTGTCGCCTCGTCTCGGGGAACCTCACTGACCGGGGGGGCCCTCTGGGCTATCAGAAAATCCTGTTGATTCCTGCTGGAGCCTCCCGGCTCTGGATCGCCCAGCTCCGGCCCAGCTCCAACTACCTTG CACTTCGTGGCCCTGGGGGCCGGTCCATCATTAATGGAAACTGGGCTGTGGATCCCCCTGGGTCCTACGCTGCTGGCGGGACTGTCTTCCGGTACAGCCGTCCTCCTCGAGAGGAGGGCGTGGGGGAGAGTCTGTCTGCGGAAGGCCCCACCACCCAGCCTGTGGATGTCTAC atGATCTTTCAGGAGGAAAACCCAGGTGTTTTCTACCAGTATGTCATCTCTTCACCTCCTCCAAACCTTGAGTACCCCACCCCAGAGCCCCGGCTCCCCCAACTCCAGCCTG AGGTTTTGAGGGGAGAACCCCCACCTGCTTCAGTACCCCGCCCTGCCCGCACCCCAGGCACCCTCCAGCGTCAGGTGCGGATCCCCCAGATGCCCGCCCCGCCCCATCCCAGGACACCCCTGGGGTCTCTAGCCGGATACTGGAAACGGGTGGGACACTCTGAGTGCTCGGCATCCTGTGGAAAAG GTGTCTGGCGCCCTGTCTTCCTCTGCATTTCTCGTGAGTCAGGAGAGGAACTGGATGAACGCAGCTGTGCCGTGGGCACCAGGCCCCCAGCCTCCCAGGAACCCTGCCACGGCCCCCCGTGCCCACCGTA CTGGGAGGCCGGCGAGTGGACGTCCTGCAGCCGCTCCTGTGGCCCCGGCACCCAGCACCGTCAGCTGCGCTGCCGGCAGGAGTTTGGGGGCGGCGGCTCGTCGGTGCCCCTGGAACGCTGCGGACATCTGCCCCGGCCCAACATCACCCAGCCGTGCCAGCTGCGCCTCTGTGGCCGCTGGGAGGTCCGCTCCCCCTGGAGCCAG TGCTCTGTGCGGTGTGGGCGCGGCCAGAGGAGCCGACAGGTCCGCTGCGTCGGCAGCAACGGTGATGAAGTGAGCGAGCAGGAGTGCGTCTCAGGCCCCCCGCGGCCCCCCAGCAGAGAGGCCTGTGACATGGGGCCCTGCACCACAGCCTGGTTCCACAGCGACTGGAGCTCCAAG TGCTCTGCTGAGTGTGGGACGGGAATCCAGCGACGTTCTGTCGTCTGCCTCGGGAGTGGGGAGACCCATGGGGAGGGCCAGGAGGAAGCAGGGGCAGGAGCCACTGAGCAGACCTGTGCTCCAGGAAGCCGCCCCCCTGACATGCGTGCCTGCAGCTTGGGGCCCTGTGAGGTGACGTGGTGCTGGTACACGGGGCCCTGGGCAGAG TGCTCCTCAGAATGTGGCTCTGGCACACAGCGTAGAGACATCATCTGTGTGTCCAAACTGGGGACTGAGTTCAATGTGACTTCTCCTAGCAACTGTTCCCAcctgcccaggccccctgccctgcAGCCCTGTCAGGGGCAGGACTGCCAAGACCGATGGTTTTCTACACCCTGGAGTCCG TGTTCTCGCTCCTGCCAGGGGGGCATGCAGACAAGGGAGGTCCAGTGCCTGAATGCCAACCAGACCCTCAGCATCCGATGTCCTCCTCACCTGCGGCCCTCCAGGAAACGATCCTGTAACAACCAACCCTGCAGCCAACGCCCTG ATGATCAATGCAAGGACAGCTCTCCACATTGCCCCCTGGTGGTGCAGGCCCGGCTCTGCGTCTATCCCTACTACACAGCTACCTGTTGCCGCTCTTGCGCCCATGTCCTGGAGCGGTCTCCCCCGGAGCCCGCCTGA
- the ADAMTSL4 gene encoding ADAMTS-like protein 4 isoform X13, with protein sequence MEKWAGRPRMCLMLLLFLPQLCLDQEVLSGHSLQTPPEENQGPEGVWGPWDQWASCSQPCGVGVQRRSRACQLPTAQLHQGLPLPPRPPRHPEALLPRGQGTRPYTSRETLPLYRPPPRGRGGPLRGPASHLGRQEAQEIQGARRESPGEPGSEVASTVTPRLQHFLRSRVRDPIKPGMFGYGRVPFALPLHRNRRHPRRPPSSELSQTSDLPSLTPRTEPSSANHTPQTELPPTEPSAHTPSPPGEPPSPEAAQTEVPSRTRPALTWPHPRAQASGTEPSLFPPSPGEGSSFHMSPQPRRPSSQGWAGPRLADRHPNPFLSVPRSRGQQSQEHWRPGGNLHRSLTESAPHYPDGWLPLLSAGPHSSPLWSVFAPSSPVPRCSGESEQLRACSQAPCPPEQPDPRALQCAAFDSQEFMGQLYQWEPFTEVQGSQRCELNCRPRGFRFYVRHTEKVQDGTLCQPGAPDICVAGRCLSPGCDGILGSGRRPDGCGVCGGDDSTCRLVSGNLTDRGGPLGYQKILLIPAGASRLWIAQLRPSSNYLALRGPGGRSIINGNWAVDPPGSYAAGGTVFRYSRPPREEGVGESLSAEGPTTQPVDVYMIFQEENPGVFYQYVISSPPPNLEYPTPEPRLPQLQPEVLRGEPPPASVPRPARTPGTLQRQVRIPQMPAPPHPRTPLGSLAGYWKRVGHSECSASCGKGVWRPVFLCISRESGEELDERSCAVGTRPPASQEPCHGPPCPPYWEAGEWTSCSRSCGPGTQHRQLRCRQEFGGGGSSVPLERCGHLPRPNITQPCQLRLCGRWEVRSPWSQCSVRCGRGQRSRQVRCVGSNGDEVSEQECVSGPPRPPSREACDMGPCTTAWFHSDWSSKCSAECGTGIQRRSVVCLGSGETHGEGQEEAGAGATEQTCAPGSRPPDMRACSLGPCEVTWCWYTGPWAEQLFPPAQAPCPAALSGAGLPRPMVFYTLESVFSLLPGGHADKGGPVPECQPDPQHPMSSSPAALQETIL encoded by the exons atggagaagTGGGCGGGCAG GCCCCGGATGTGTCTGATGCTGCTTCTGTTCCTCCCTCAGCTCTGCCTGGATCAGGAG GTGTTGTCTGGGCACTCTCTTCAGACACCTCCCGAGGAGAACCAGGGCCCTGAGGGTGTCTGGGGTCCTTGGGACCAGTGGGCCTCTTGCTCCCAGCCCTGCGGGGTTGGGGTGCAGCGCAGGAGCCGGGCGTGTCAGCTCCCTACAGCTCAACTCCACCAgggcctgcccctcccaccccggccCCCAAGACATCCAGAAGCCCTGCTCCCCCGGGGTCAAGGCACCAGACCTTATACTTCCCGAGAAACCCTTCCGCTGTACAGGCCACCACCTCGGGGAAGAGGTGGCCCCCTTCGAGGTCCTGCTTCTCATTTAGGGAGACAGGAGGCCCAGGAGATTCAAGGAGCcaggag GGAGTCGCCCGGGGAGCCAGGCTCCGAGGTAGCCAGCACTGTGACCCCACGTCTGCAACACTTTCTCAGGTCCCGGGTTCGAGACCCCATCAAGCCAGGAATGTTTGGTTATGGGAGAGTGCCCTTTGCTTTGCCGCTCCATCGGAACCGCAGGCACCCCAGGAGACCACCCAGCTCTGAGCTCTCGCAGACCTCAGATCTTCCATCCCTAACTCCAAGAACAGAGCCATCTTCTGCAAACCACACCCCGCAAACTGAACTCCCTCCTACTGAACCGTCTGCCCACACCCCGTCCCCCCCAGGAGAACCCCCAAGCCCCGAAGCTGCTCAGACAGAGGTGCCCTCTAGAACCAGGCCTGCCCTCACAtggccccaccccagagcccaGGCCTCTGGCACAGAGCCCTCCTTGTTCCCTCCATCCCCAGGAGAAGGTAGCTCCTTTCACATGTCCCCTCAGCCAAGAAGGCCAAGTTCCCAGGGTTGGGCCGGTCCCCGGCTGGCAGACAGACACCCTAATCCTTTCCTTTCTGTCCCTCGGAGCCGAGGCCAGCAGAGCCAGGAGCACTGGAGACCTGGGGGGAATCTTCACAGGTCCCTCACGGAGTCTGCCCCTCACTACCCAGATGGCTGGTTGCCTCTGCTGAGTGCTGGCCCCCATTCCAGCCCCCTCTGGAGTGTCTTTGCTCCCAGTAGCCCTGTCCCAAGATGTTCTGGGGAGAGTGAGCAGCTGAGAGCCTGCAGCCAAGCG CCCTGCCCCCCTGAGCAGCCAGACCCCCGGGCCCTGCAGTGTGCAGCCTTTGACTCCCAGGAGTTCATGGGTCAGCTGTACCAGTGGGAGCCCTTCACAGAAG TTCAGGGTTCCCAGCGCTGTGAACTGAACTGCCGTCCCCGTGGCTTCCGCTTCTATGTCCGTCACACCGAAAAGGTCCAGGACGGGACCCTGTGTCAGCCTGGAGCCCCAGACATCTGTGTGGCCGGACGATGTCTG AGCCCTGGCTGTGATGGGATCCTCGGCTCGGGCAGGCGTCCAGATGGCTGTGGAGTCTGTGGGGGTGATGATTCTACCTGTCGCCTCGTCTCGGGGAACCTCACTGACCGGGGGGGCCCTCTGGGCTATCAGAAAATCCTGTTGATTCCTGCTGGAGCCTCCCGGCTCTGGATCGCCCAGCTCCGGCCCAGCTCCAACTACCTTG CACTTCGTGGCCCTGGGGGCCGGTCCATCATTAATGGAAACTGGGCTGTGGATCCCCCTGGGTCCTACGCTGCTGGCGGGACTGTCTTCCGGTACAGCCGTCCTCCTCGAGAGGAGGGCGTGGGGGAGAGTCTGTCTGCGGAAGGCCCCACCACCCAGCCTGTGGATGTCTAC atGATCTTTCAGGAGGAAAACCCAGGTGTTTTCTACCAGTATGTCATCTCTTCACCTCCTCCAAACCTTGAGTACCCCACCCCAGAGCCCCGGCTCCCCCAACTCCAGCCTG AGGTTTTGAGGGGAGAACCCCCACCTGCTTCAGTACCCCGCCCTGCCCGCACCCCAGGCACCCTCCAGCGTCAGGTGCGGATCCCCCAGATGCCCGCCCCGCCCCATCCCAGGACACCCCTGGGGTCTCTAGCCGGATACTGGAAACGGGTGGGACACTCTGAGTGCTCGGCATCCTGTGGAAAAG GTGTCTGGCGCCCTGTCTTCCTCTGCATTTCTCGTGAGTCAGGAGAGGAACTGGATGAACGCAGCTGTGCCGTGGGCACCAGGCCCCCAGCCTCCCAGGAACCCTGCCACGGCCCCCCGTGCCCACCGTA CTGGGAGGCCGGCGAGTGGACGTCCTGCAGCCGCTCCTGTGGCCCCGGCACCCAGCACCGTCAGCTGCGCTGCCGGCAGGAGTTTGGGGGCGGCGGCTCGTCGGTGCCCCTGGAACGCTGCGGACATCTGCCCCGGCCCAACATCACCCAGCCGTGCCAGCTGCGCCTCTGTGGCCGCTGGGAGGTCCGCTCCCCCTGGAGCCAG TGCTCTGTGCGGTGTGGGCGCGGCCAGAGGAGCCGACAGGTCCGCTGCGTCGGCAGCAACGGTGATGAAGTGAGCGAGCAGGAGTGCGTCTCAGGCCCCCCGCGGCCCCCCAGCAGAGAGGCCTGTGACATGGGGCCCTGCACCACAGCCTGGTTCCACAGCGACTGGAGCTCCAAG TGCTCTGCTGAGTGTGGGACGGGAATCCAGCGACGTTCTGTCGTCTGCCTCGGGAGTGGGGAGACCCATGGGGAGGGCCAGGAGGAAGCAGGGGCAGGAGCCACTGAGCAGACCTGTGCTCCAGGAAGCCGCCCCCCTGACATGCGTGCCTGCAGCTTGGGGCCCTGTGAGGTGACGTGGTGCTGGTACACGGGGCCCTGGGCAGAG CAACTGTTCCCAcctgcccaggccccctgccctgcAGCCCTGTCAGGGGCAGGACTGCCAAGACCGATGGTTTTCTACACCCTGGAGTCCG TGTTCTCGCTCCTGCCAGGGGGGCATGCAGACAAGGGAGGTCCAGTGCCTGAATGCCAACCAGACCCTCAGCATCCGATGTCCTCCTCACCTGCGGCCCTCCAGGAAACGATCCTGTAA